One window from the genome of Pelodictyon luteolum DSM 273 encodes:
- a CDS encoding helix-turn-helix domain-containing protein, whose translation MEDPLMQEPLSGSSILSRVANDLKAARMQRGLSLDETSRILSIQKSHLEKLEAGDFTFFPGAYVLAYIKEYLHEMGLGDEDLLDSCRKELSVSTGLKRHAVPEGAAREAARAFGTSKLQLVFDFVFSRRKSMALVAGALLLAAVFAIVFRFLPSREARLSTVPAAPAELLPDSSSVPSAAESVEPALPAVAASLPAPVAHAAVPAHAKLPTPPPPVPVDAAAESRSEELAIPPAPAQ comes from the coding sequence ATGGAGGATCCCCTTATGCAGGAACCCTTATCCGGCAGTTCCATACTGTCCCGTGTTGCTAACGATCTGAAGGCCGCCCGTATGCAGCGGGGCCTCTCGTTGGACGAGACCAGCAGGATACTCTCGATTCAGAAATCGCATCTCGAGAAACTTGAGGCGGGCGATTTCACATTTTTCCCCGGCGCCTACGTTCTGGCTTATATAAAGGAGTATCTCCATGAGATGGGTCTTGGAGATGAAGACCTTCTTGACTCATGCAGAAAAGAGCTTTCGGTCTCCACAGGCCTCAAACGGCATGCCGTTCCGGAAGGTGCTGCCCGAGAGGCCGCTCGGGCTTTCGGAACCTCGAAGCTGCAGCTTGTCTTTGATTTCGTTTTCAGCAGGAGAAAATCGATGGCCCTCGTTGCCGGTGCCCTTCTGCTCGCTGCAGTGTTCGCTATCGTTTTCCGGTTCCTGCCCTCCCGCGAAGCTCGCCTTTCAACTGTACCTGCGGCCCCTGCGGAGTTGCTTCCCGACTCCTCATCGGTTCCATCTGCCGCCGAATCCGTCGAGCCCGCATTGCCGGCAGTGGCGGCCTCTTTGCCTGCACCTGTTGCGCATGCCGCAGTGCCTGCTCACGCCAAGCTCCCCACCCCGCCTCCTCCAGTCCCTGTCGACGCCGCCGCCGAATCCCGCTCAGAAGAGCTGGCCATTCCCCCGGCACCTGCCCAGTAG